Proteins found in one Bacteroidota bacterium genomic segment:
- the gcvT gene encoding glycine cleavage system aminomethyltransferase GcvT: MKHTAFFEMHRKLGAKLVEFGGYEMPVQYAGIIEEHKAVRSGVGLFDVSHMGEFEVRGSGAQELVQRVTTNDVSKLSDGKAQYSAMCYPDGGIVDDLLVYRTGDAFMLVVNASNIGKDLEWIRSNAAGFSAEVVDRSDETSLLAVQGPKSLATLQKITPADLSAIPYYSFVRTTVAGVPMIVSRTGYTGELGFEIYFDSAVGTGEAVWNAIMAAGKEHGIVPVGLGARDTLRLEMGYCLYGNDIDATTNPLEAGLGWITKLGKGEFLGSAELINIRKNGVKRKLVGFMMEEEKAFPRHGYEIRLDGERLGEVTSGTISPVLEKGVGLGYVTARASSPGTGMDVVIRGRQVKARVTSIPFIKKEGNGG, encoded by the coding sequence ATGAAACATACCGCCTTCTTCGAGATGCACCGGAAACTCGGCGCGAAGCTGGTTGAATTCGGCGGATATGAAATGCCGGTTCAGTACGCCGGCATCATCGAGGAACACAAAGCGGTCCGGTCGGGCGTCGGGCTCTTCGACGTCTCCCACATGGGGGAGTTCGAGGTGCGGGGAAGCGGGGCGCAGGAGCTCGTCCAGCGCGTCACGACGAACGACGTCTCGAAGCTGTCCGACGGGAAGGCCCAGTATTCCGCCATGTGCTACCCCGACGGCGGCATCGTCGACGACCTGCTGGTCTACCGGACCGGCGACGCCTTCATGCTGGTCGTCAACGCCTCGAACATCGGCAAGGATCTCGAGTGGATCAGGTCGAACGCCGCCGGCTTCAGCGCGGAGGTCGTCGACCGGAGCGATGAGACATCCCTCCTCGCCGTTCAGGGGCCGAAGTCCCTCGCCACGCTGCAAAAAATCACCCCCGCCGATCTGTCCGCCATCCCCTATTATTCCTTCGTCCGGACGACAGTCGCCGGCGTGCCGATGATCGTCTCGCGCACCGGATACACGGGCGAGCTCGGTTTCGAGATCTACTTCGATTCCGCGGTCGGGACGGGTGAGGCGGTCTGGAACGCGATCATGGCCGCCGGGAAGGAACACGGCATCGTGCCGGTCGGGCTGGGCGCGCGGGACACGCTGCGGCTCGAAATGGGATATTGCCTCTACGGGAACGACATCGACGCGACGACGAACCCCCTGGAAGCGGGGCTCGGCTGGATCACCAAGCTCGGCAAAGGCGAATTCCTCGGGAGCGCCGAGCTGATAAACATCAGGAAGAACGGAGTGAAACGCAAGCTGGTCGGTTTCATGATGGAAGAGGAGAAGGCGTTTCCCCGCCACGGTTATGAGATCCGCCTGGACGGCGAACGGCTCGGAGAGGTGACGAGCGGGACGATCTCGCCGGTCCTGGAGAAGGGGGTCGGACTGGGGTACGTTACCGCGCGGGCGAGCAGCCCGGGAACCGGGATGGATGTCGTGATCCGCGGCCGTCAGGTGAAAGCTCGCGTGACGAGCATACCGTTTATCAAGAAGGAAGGCAATGGCGGGTAA
- a CDS encoding T9SS type A sorting domain-containing protein, with protein sequence MRISTAFIFLLCFAFSVTAFSQWKWLSGFSGSGVIAIGGYGDTVFISTSPGLADSFKVYRSGDYGLTWVRSDHLLPVDLASGVQSFASIGSNLFLGMTSYGVKRSTDGGRSWNATSSFYSLADAYSLATRGDTLFVGYYNVAWSTNLGSSWTHASFGHPASITTSVLPVGSRIFTASQGVSRSTDGGLNWGPVNSGLPSVDTYYLAALGSTVFVNVYGHGVYRTVNSGGSWQVVNHGMGSDSLAVGSITAAPPYLFAGTNAEVYVSRDSGASWQPTGFANNVQFNTLTAVGPYLYAGSLYRHALADFYPAASVAKTISSTGSYQFDDLSGTTGVTLNITSLNGAAAVTVYRFKDPPANPAFTATPPVNLSQYRWVIDGSEASVTGEIRISLSAFSTGVVNPGDVHIYKRSTSGTGAFTELPTTYDAGTNEIVAAINGFSEFALGSGSDLLGVGEGRPRIPGRFELGQNYPNPFNPATVIGFGLESRSIVTLRVFDLLGREVATLLKRQPMEEGPQQVSFSAGELPSGVYLYRLEVEARPGTGSSATVPARSIVRKMVLVK encoded by the coding sequence ATGCGTATTTCAACCGCCTTTATCTTCCTTTTGTGCTTCGCGTTTTCCGTCACGGCCTTCTCCCAGTGGAAATGGCTTAGCGGTTTCTCCGGGAGCGGAGTCATCGCAATCGGGGGGTATGGCGATACGGTCTTTATCAGCACTTCCCCCGGGTTGGCGGATTCGTTCAAGGTCTACCGGTCGGGCGACTACGGTCTCACGTGGGTGAGATCGGATCACCTGCTCCCCGTCGATCTCGCAAGCGGAGTCCAATCGTTCGCCTCGATCGGATCGAACCTGTTCCTGGGGATGACCTCGTACGGGGTCAAACGGTCGACTGACGGAGGAAGATCCTGGAACGCGACGTCGAGCTTCTACTCGCTTGCCGACGCCTACTCCCTCGCCACCCGGGGCGATACGCTCTTCGTTGGGTACTATAATGTCGCCTGGTCGACGAACCTCGGTTCGAGCTGGACGCATGCCAGCTTCGGCCATCCCGCGAGCATCACCACGTCGGTGCTCCCCGTCGGCTCCAGGATATTCACGGCGAGCCAGGGGGTTTCCAGATCGACCGACGGAGGCTTGAATTGGGGGCCGGTGAATTCCGGATTGCCTTCGGTCGACACCTACTACCTCGCTGCGCTGGGCTCGACGGTGTTCGTCAACGTCTACGGACACGGGGTTTACCGGACCGTCAACTCGGGGGGATCATGGCAGGTTGTCAACCACGGCATGGGGAGTGATTCACTCGCCGTAGGCAGCATCACAGCCGCTCCTCCCTACCTGTTCGCGGGGACGAATGCGGAGGTGTACGTCTCGAGAGATTCGGGCGCGAGCTGGCAACCGACCGGATTCGCAAACAACGTGCAGTTCAACACCCTCACGGCGGTCGGCCCGTATCTCTACGCCGGGAGTCTCTACCGGCACGCGCTTGCCGACTTCTATCCCGCGGCTTCCGTCGCAAAGACCATCAGCTCGACAGGGAGCTATCAGTTTGACGATCTGTCGGGCACCACCGGCGTAACGCTCAACATTACCTCGTTGAATGGCGCCGCGGCGGTCACGGTCTACCGTTTCAAGGATCCTCCGGCGAATCCCGCTTTCACCGCGACGCCGCCGGTCAATCTGAGCCAGTACCGCTGGGTCATCGACGGGTCCGAGGCTTCGGTCACGGGGGAGATCCGGATCAGCCTCTCGGCGTTCTCCACCGGCGTCGTGAATCCGGGCGACGTGCATATCTATAAACGGAGCACCTCGGGGACCGGCGCTTTCACCGAGCTTCCGACGACCTACGATGCGGGGACGAACGAGATCGTGGCGGCGATTAACGGGTTCAGCGAATTTGCCCTCGGCTCCGGTTCGGATCTCCTCGGAGTGGGAGAGGGCCGCCCACGGATCCCTGGACGCTTCGAACTCGGTCAGAACTATCCAAACCCGTTCAACCCCGCCACCGTGATCGGGTTCGGGCTGGAGAGCCGCTCCATCGTCACCCTGAGGGTTTTCGATCTTCTCGGAAGGGAGGTCGCCACGCTCCTGAAGCGGCAGCCGATGGAGGAAGGCCCGCAGCAAGTCAGCTTTTCAGCCGGGGAGTTGCCAAGCGGCGTTTATCTGTACCGTCTTGAGGTCGAAGCCCGGCCCGGCACAGGATCATCTGCGACGGTGCCAGCCCGTTCGATCGTAAGAAAAATGGTCCTGGTAAAGTAA
- a CDS encoding 2-phosphosulfolactate phosphatase, with protein sequence MAGKNHIEISTHFSPRNIDEMYLKDKNVVVIDVLRASTTIAVALGNGAKEIIPVGDIENVVKISGSLFGTVTLRAGERNAKMIEGFNLGNSPREFKEEVVKGKSIILMTTNGTGAMAKGRHAKHHVVASFVNLSMVVRFLAGLNSNFIIICAGNENSFCIEDSVCAGKIINQLGRETDSELVLDDAGKAAAALDKNFGKNILKMLETSQHGALLTELGFGDDLKVCSELDSVQVLPKLSGNIIRAHQDAHPPGS encoded by the coding sequence ATGGCGGGTAAGAACCACATTGAGATCAGCACGCACTTCTCGCCCCGGAACATCGACGAGATGTACCTGAAGGACAAGAACGTCGTGGTGATCGACGTGTTGCGGGCGAGCACGACGATCGCGGTCGCGCTCGGAAACGGCGCGAAGGAAATCATTCCCGTGGGGGACATCGAGAACGTCGTCAAGATCTCGGGCAGCCTCTTCGGGACCGTCACCCTGCGGGCGGGAGAACGGAACGCGAAGATGATCGAGGGGTTTAATCTCGGAAATTCTCCCCGTGAGTTCAAGGAGGAGGTCGTGAAGGGGAAGTCGATCATCCTGATGACCACGAACGGAACGGGAGCCATGGCGAAGGGCCGGCATGCGAAACACCATGTCGTCGCGAGCTTCGTGAACCTGTCGATGGTGGTGCGATTCCTGGCCGGGCTCAACTCGAACTTCATCATCATCTGTGCGGGCAACGAGAACAGCTTTTGCATCGAGGACTCGGTCTGCGCCGGCAAGATCATCAACCAGCTCGGCAGGGAGACGGACTCCGAACTCGTTCTCGACGACGCGGGAAAGGCGGCGGCGGCGCTCGACAAGAATTTCGGCAAGAACATCCTCAAGATGCTGGAGACCTCCCAGCACGGCGCCCTGCTGACGGAGCTCGGCTTCGGCGACGACCTGAAAGTCTGCAGCGAGCTCGATTCCGTGCAGGTTCTCCCCAAGTTGTCGGGAAACATCATCCGGGCCCACCAGGACGCTCACCCGCCCGGCTCGTGA
- a CDS encoding glycosyl transferase family protein gives MLDWLIEFFRSSYHVLYVATFIVAAFLFVSGLDDVFIDLYYWFHYLLNRKSFTKYTRESPEKLHEVEEKPIAIFVPAWNEFDVIDKMLLNACRTIQYKNYDIFVGVYPNDPETIKRVEEVSGLFPNVHAVVSTHPGPTTKADNLNQIHEGMIRWENKTGVRYDIVLQHDSEDVIHPMSLKIQNYLIPEYDMVQMPVFPLNMSHTNLVHWAYADEFAEYHTKDLHVRQRFSGFVPSAGVGTAYNRWLIEFVGTSYAKNIFRSKSLTEDYDLALRLALGKAKLLFVHDPFGINCATRSFFPDKLGASIRQKSRWVTGICLQSWNLIGWKGDARFRFVLYRDRKAVMTNVINFFAYLVILYFMAYEAIRFGFAPQHQLPPIVVKGTMLFDLVVLDTSLMLWRILHRFVSVRRVYGLWAATLSIVRLPISNIVNFSATGRALFMFYRARMRKRDLKWEKTDNRFPTAVERATR, from the coding sequence ATGCTCGATTGGCTGATAGAATTCTTCCGTTCATCGTATCACGTGCTCTATGTCGCGACCTTCATCGTGGCCGCATTCCTGTTTGTCAGCGGGCTGGACGACGTCTTCATCGACCTCTACTATTGGTTCCACTATCTCCTGAACAGAAAGAGCTTCACGAAGTACACACGCGAGTCACCGGAAAAACTCCACGAGGTGGAGGAAAAACCGATTGCGATCTTCGTTCCCGCCTGGAACGAATTCGACGTCATCGACAAGATGCTTCTGAACGCCTGCCGGACGATCCAGTACAAGAACTACGACATTTTCGTGGGCGTTTATCCGAACGACCCGGAAACGATCAAGCGGGTGGAGGAGGTCAGCGGGTTGTTTCCGAACGTCCATGCGGTCGTGTCCACCCATCCGGGTCCTACGACGAAGGCGGACAATCTCAACCAGATCCACGAAGGGATGATCCGGTGGGAGAACAAGACGGGCGTTCGCTACGACATCGTTCTTCAGCATGATTCGGAAGATGTCATCCACCCCATGTCTTTGAAGATTCAAAATTATCTCATCCCCGAATATGACATGGTTCAGATGCCGGTGTTTCCCCTGAACATGTCGCACACGAATCTTGTCCATTGGGCGTATGCGGACGAGTTCGCCGAATACCATACCAAGGACCTCCACGTGCGCCAGCGCTTCAGCGGGTTCGTCCCCTCCGCGGGGGTGGGCACCGCGTACAACCGCTGGCTGATCGAATTCGTCGGCACCTCGTACGCGAAGAACATCTTCCGGTCGAAATCGCTCACGGAGGATTACGACCTCGCTCTCCGCCTGGCGCTCGGGAAAGCGAAACTCCTCTTCGTGCACGACCCGTTCGGGATCAATTGCGCGACGCGGAGCTTTTTCCCCGACAAGCTCGGCGCTTCGATCCGTCAAAAGAGCAGGTGGGTGACGGGCATCTGCCTGCAATCCTGGAACCTGATCGGGTGGAAGGGGGATGCCAGGTTCCGCTTCGTCCTCTACCGCGACCGCAAGGCGGTGATGACAAACGTCATCAACTTTTTTGCCTACCTCGTCATCCTTTATTTTATGGCGTACGAGGCAATACGGTTCGGCTTCGCCCCGCAGCACCAGCTTCCGCCGATCGTCGTGAAGGGGACGATGCTGTTCGACCTCGTCGTGCTTGATACGTCGCTCATGTTATGGCGGATACTACACAGGTTTGTGAGCGTGCGGCGCGTGTACGGACTCTGGGCCGCCACGCTCAGCATCGTGCGGCTGCCCATCTCGAACATCGTCAATTTCAGCGCGACCGGGAGGGCGCTGTTCATGTTTTACCGTGCGAGGATGAGGAAGCGGGACCTCAAGTGGGAAAAGACCGACAACCGTTTCCCGACTGCCGTGGAGCGGGCAACGCGATGA
- a CDS encoding response regulator yields the protein MTKETRVLYVDDEDALRELVKNQLEGEGFKVETADDGDTGIDMLGKHTFDVVLLDMRMPRVNGIEVLKHIRGKKITSRVIVLTAVDDLSVAIEAVKNGANDYMTKPYDLTSLVSSIRRVLSK from the coding sequence ATGACAAAAGAGACTCGCGTGCTGTATGTGGACGACGAAGACGCCCTGAGAGAGCTTGTCAAAAATCAGCTCGAGGGGGAGGGGTTCAAGGTGGAAACCGCCGATGACGGCGACACGGGTATCGACATGCTCGGGAAGCACACGTTCGACGTGGTGCTCCTGGACATGCGGATGCCCCGCGTGAACGGGATCGAAGTGCTGAAACATATCCGCGGAAAAAAAATCACCTCCCGTGTCATCGTCCTGACCGCCGTCGACGACCTCTCGGTCGCCATCGAGGCGGTGAAAAACGGCGCGAACGATTACATGACGAAACCGTACGACCTCACCTCCCTGGTCAGTTCCATCCGGAGGGTGCTCTCGAAATAG
- a CDS encoding DNA translocase FtsK: protein MTPRTPDGARNSPRAQSSKGRKKPPDGRRRQIGGILMMAGGLLVTLSIVVYTRRDEALLEHLSPLDILRLIWNSDVKARAGGIENRFGLFGALVSNFFINSTAGYASIVIPLLMLIWGWILLRKSDVRKPLTLTNYALILLLLFSSAMGVVNIAGGSLGKEWSGTMGAFMADVATKLFGIGGASILFVIAIALTAVFAVDLDIHKSLDRFKSFGEGIMDRLLRTRQPGGSSVAPRDARAGEVTIRPADGEEEDLAGAAANDDVPEEPYDLSPAVSPGISDEPEDAIAGPDVSPRIAEPPQREARRIPGPAPVAPEPAAPVENDEGEIDYVFPSVELLDPPRQSDVVGPDELKANAELVRGKLAHFGVEIESVSVTPGPVITLYELVPASGVKISRIVSLADDLALALAARGIRIIAPIPGKSAVGVEIPNKNPSMVYLRSVLNSQRFRDAKASLPLALGKSISGEVYTDDLAKMPHLLIAGSTGSGKSVGINTILASLIFRLHPSDVKFIIIDPKKIELTNYGKLNRHFLAVSPDIDEEIVTSPASAVSVLKGVELEMEKRYDKLAAAGVRNIQDYNERFKAGRLKDTEAFTHRKMPYLVVVIDELADLMMTAAREVEEPIARLAQLARAVGIHLVLATQRPSVDVITGVIKANFPSRIAYQVASKTDSRTILDMNGAEQLLGSGDMLYLPSGSPKPVRIQSAYVSMDEVERLTDYIARQQGYKRAFQLPSVLERRRAGMSRSGGNRDEFFEEAARLIVRHQQGSVSLLQRRLKVGYSRAARLVDELEAAGIVGPFDGSKARAVLIESDPELEMKLKEME from the coding sequence ATGACGCCCCGGACGCCCGACGGGGCAAGGAACTCTCCCCGGGCCCAGTCTTCGAAAGGCCGCAAGAAGCCTCCCGACGGACGTCGAAGGCAGATCGGCGGCATCCTCATGATGGCGGGCGGCCTTCTCGTCACGCTGAGCATCGTCGTCTACACGAGGAGGGACGAGGCGCTCCTCGAACATCTCTCGCCGCTCGACATCCTCCGGCTCATCTGGAACAGCGACGTGAAGGCGAGGGCGGGCGGCATCGAGAATCGCTTCGGCCTGTTCGGGGCTCTCGTTTCGAATTTCTTCATCAACTCCACCGCCGGCTACGCCTCGATCGTGATTCCCCTGCTGATGCTGATCTGGGGGTGGATCCTCCTGCGAAAGAGCGACGTGCGGAAGCCTCTCACGCTCACGAATTACGCCCTGATTCTTCTCCTTCTCTTTTCGAGCGCGATGGGAGTGGTGAACATCGCGGGCGGAAGCCTCGGGAAAGAATGGAGCGGCACCATGGGCGCCTTCATGGCGGACGTCGCCACGAAGCTCTTCGGCATCGGCGGCGCGTCGATCCTGTTCGTCATCGCGATCGCCCTGACGGCCGTCTTCGCCGTCGATCTCGATATCCACAAATCGCTCGACCGGTTCAAGTCGTTCGGCGAGGGGATCATGGACCGGCTCCTGAGGACCAGGCAACCGGGCGGTTCCAGCGTCGCCCCCCGGGACGCCCGGGCCGGCGAGGTGACGATTCGCCCCGCGGACGGAGAAGAGGAAGACCTCGCGGGTGCCGCCGCTAATGACGATGTTCCGGAGGAGCCGTACGACCTCTCTCCCGCCGTATCCCCCGGAATATCAGATGAGCCGGAGGACGCGATCGCCGGCCCCGATGTGAGTCCGCGAATCGCAGAACCCCCTCAGAGGGAAGCGCGCAGAATTCCCGGGCCTGCGCCTGTCGCGCCGGAACCGGCCGCCCCCGTCGAAAACGACGAGGGTGAGATCGACTATGTGTTCCCTTCGGTCGAGCTTCTCGATCCCCCCCGGCAGTCGGACGTGGTCGGACCCGATGAATTGAAGGCGAACGCCGAGCTCGTGCGCGGGAAGCTGGCCCACTTCGGCGTCGAAATCGAAAGCGTGAGCGTGACCCCGGGACCGGTGATCACGTTGTATGAGCTCGTGCCCGCCTCGGGCGTAAAGATCAGCCGGATCGTGAGCCTGGCGGACGACCTGGCCCTCGCGCTCGCGGCGCGCGGGATCCGCATCATCGCCCCGATCCCCGGCAAGAGCGCGGTGGGGGTCGAGATCCCGAACAAAAACCCGTCGATGGTCTACCTCCGGAGCGTCCTCAACTCGCAGCGGTTCCGCGACGCGAAGGCGAGCCTCCCGCTGGCGCTCGGAAAGTCCATCTCCGGCGAAGTCTATACCGACGACCTGGCGAAAATGCCCCATCTCCTGATCGCCGGCTCCACGGGGTCCGGAAAGAGCGTCGGCATCAACACGATCCTTGCAAGCCTGATTTTCCGGCTCCATCCCTCGGATGTGAAATTCATCATCATCGATCCCAAGAAGATCGAGCTGACGAATTACGGGAAGCTGAACCGCCATTTTCTCGCGGTCTCCCCCGACATCGACGAGGAAATCGTCACCTCTCCCGCGAGCGCCGTCAGCGTGCTGAAAGGCGTCGAGCTCGAGATGGAGAAGCGCTACGACAAGCTCGCCGCTGCGGGCGTCCGCAACATCCAGGATTACAACGAACGGTTCAAGGCGGGGAGGTTGAAGGACACGGAGGCCTTCACCCACCGCAAGATGCCCTACCTCGTCGTCGTCATCGACGAGCTTGCCGACCTCATGATGACCGCGGCCCGGGAGGTGGAGGAGCCGATCGCACGGCTCGCCCAGCTCGCCCGCGCCGTCGGGATCCATCTTGTGCTCGCCACCCAGCGCCCGTCGGTGGATGTGATCACGGGGGTCATCAAGGCCAACTTTCCCTCGAGGATCGCCTACCAGGTCGCCTCGAAGACCGATTCCCGAACGATTCTCGACATGAACGGCGCCGAACAGCTCCTGGGGAGCGGCGACATGCTCTACCTTCCTTCGGGGAGCCCCAAGCCGGTCCGGATCCAGAGCGCGTACGTCTCGATGGACGAAGTGGAGAGGCTGACCGATTACATCGCCCGCCAGCAGGGGTATAAGAGGGCGTTCCAGCTTCCGTCCGTTCTCGAGCGGAGGCGCGCCGGGATGAGCAGGTCGGGCGGAAACCGCGACGAGTTTT
- a CDS encoding Rne/Rng family ribonuclease encodes MKKEIIINSVSDEIRIAITEEKRLAELYVETPEKERMVGDIYLGKVAKVMPGIRAAFIDLGLQQDAFLHFSDIGSSLHEYSALIGDEDSDVDTDEDSDEDEPSGAQDKSPSGNQPEVATAPVRTTTQQQPQRSGRNDGRSNYSVPDLKRDQEIIVQVTKEPVGKKGVRVTSEVSLPGRFLVLLPFDGKIGVSKRLTNFREKRRLRRIVRSMLPEGFGVIIRTVAQDKEEETLKQDLESLLTTWREIEKGLKTEKAPALLYKDMATTSSVIRDLFTDSVERVVMDSPKLYREISSYVKLVSPQLLDKIQLYKEREPIFDAYKVEKEIAACLNRKVWLKSGGYIIIEQTEAMVVIDVNSGRYAAKREQELNSLRTNLEAAREVCHQIRLRDLGGIIVIDFIDLDDERNRKRVYDELRKEFRKDRAKVMVLPMTEIGLAQITRQRIRQSILHSFTDPCPVCGGGGLVQSKSSIVNQIDRWIRRFRSESREFRPLRLRVHPSIAAYLGEGMISRLTKMKFKYKVFMKLEEDPKLPIAEFHFFSQKQNRDITDQYNS; translated from the coding sequence ATGAAAAAAGAAATTATCATCAATTCCGTCTCAGATGAAATTCGTATTGCCATAACTGAGGAAAAGCGGCTTGCCGAGCTCTATGTCGAAACCCCCGAGAAAGAGCGTATGGTCGGCGATATTTACCTGGGGAAAGTTGCAAAAGTCATGCCGGGTATCAGGGCGGCATTCATCGATCTCGGCCTTCAACAGGATGCATTCCTTCATTTTTCCGATATCGGAAGTTCCCTCCACGAGTATTCAGCGCTGATCGGAGACGAGGATTCGGACGTCGACACCGATGAGGATTCCGACGAGGATGAGCCCTCCGGCGCTCAGGACAAATCACCCTCCGGTAATCAGCCCGAAGTAGCGACAGCCCCCGTCAGGACGACCACCCAGCAGCAGCCCCAGCGTTCCGGCAGAAACGACGGAAGGTCCAACTACTCCGTTCCGGACCTCAAGCGCGACCAGGAGATCATCGTCCAGGTCACCAAGGAGCCGGTGGGGAAGAAGGGCGTCAGGGTGACCTCTGAGGTCTCGCTCCCCGGACGCTTCCTGGTGCTTCTCCCCTTCGACGGCAAGATCGGAGTTTCCAAGCGGCTTACGAACTTCCGGGAAAAACGCCGGCTCCGGCGGATCGTTCGGAGCATGCTGCCGGAAGGTTTCGGTGTGATCATCCGGACCGTCGCGCAGGACAAGGAAGAAGAGACTCTCAAACAGGACCTCGAATCGCTCCTGACCACCTGGCGGGAGATCGAAAAGGGGCTGAAGACGGAGAAAGCCCCGGCCCTCCTCTATAAGGACATGGCCACGACCTCGAGCGTCATCCGGGACCTCTTTACGGACTCCGTGGAGAGGGTCGTCATGGATTCTCCGAAGCTCTACCGGGAGATCAGCTCCTATGTCAAGCTTGTCTCCCCCCAGCTGCTCGACAAGATTCAGCTCTACAAGGAGCGCGAACCGATCTTCGACGCCTACAAGGTCGAAAAGGAGATCGCCGCCTGCCTCAACCGGAAGGTGTGGCTGAAGAGCGGCGGCTATATCATCATCGAGCAGACCGAAGCGATGGTCGTGATCGATGTGAACAGCGGCCGGTACGCCGCAAAGCGCGAACAGGAATTGAACTCTCTCCGGACGAACCTGGAGGCGGCGAGGGAAGTCTGCCACCAGATCAGGCTCCGCGACCTCGGCGGAATCATCGTGATCGATTTCATCGACCTCGACGATGAGCGGAACAGGAAGAGGGTGTACGACGAGTTGCGCAAGGAATTCCGGAAGGACCGCGCCAAGGTGATGGTCCTCCCGATGACGGAAATCGGCCTCGCGCAGATCACCCGCCAGAGGATCCGGCAGAGCATCCTGCACAGCTTCACCGACCCGTGCCCGGTGTGCGGCGGAGGGGGTCTCGTTCAATCCAAGTCGAGCATCGTCAACCAGATCGACCGCTGGATTCGCCGGTTCCGGTCGGAGTCGAGGGAGTTCAGGCCCCTCCGGTTGCGGGTCCATCCCAGCATCGCGGCGTATCTCGGCGAAGGGATGATCAGCAGGCTCACGAAAATGAAATTCAAGTACAAGGTGTTCATGAAGCTCGAAGAGGACCCGAAGCTTCCGATTGCGGAGTTTCACTTCTTTTCGCAGAAGCAGAACCGGGACATCACCGACCAGTATAACTCCTGA